One region of Natronobacterium texcoconense genomic DNA includes:
- a CDS encoding LolA family protein — protein MSPTVDRRVALLLFTIVVVVLAAGCVAIPTTDDSSGDLEERIADAEPPAEIDATVEVREVVDGEPTTATESVQFRADGASRIETDDTLLIVTHGDQRWHHDRESGTVQQFEVDPDATPFLEGLYDQQAEYVDRYDVAEVEETTLEGHDVYRVAFDPPSGETVDRSVSVLAGDTEYVLPLERTDEVDDRSVETVEVWYDEEQLFPLKHRVEGDGIALETTYRNVTFDPGLADERFEFDEPTADGPNESGEDTVEIGFPEITQHETVDGADEAVPFTVAEPPAEALPDALELDRITSYEFSDEERTQASLSYRGDGETTIVTTSDGPRTFAVGGDDIQVGDADGTIAATDQGTELEWVCDDRYYSIYVSDGVGDDRGLALEIAEALECEPAAEN, from the coding sequence ATGTCCCCGACTGTCGACCGGAGAGTCGCCCTCCTGCTTTTCACGATCGTCGTCGTGGTACTCGCCGCCGGCTGTGTGGCGATCCCGACGACCGACGATTCCTCGGGTGACCTCGAGGAGCGAATCGCCGACGCCGAGCCACCGGCCGAGATCGACGCGACCGTCGAGGTGCGGGAGGTCGTCGACGGCGAGCCGACGACGGCGACTGAATCTGTCCAGTTCCGTGCCGATGGGGCCAGTCGGATCGAAACCGACGACACCCTCTTGATCGTCACCCACGGTGACCAGCGCTGGCACCACGACCGTGAGTCCGGGACCGTCCAGCAATTCGAGGTCGATCCCGACGCGACGCCGTTTCTCGAGGGACTGTACGACCAGCAGGCCGAGTACGTAGACCGGTACGACGTCGCCGAGGTCGAGGAGACGACGCTCGAGGGTCACGACGTCTACCGCGTCGCCTTCGATCCACCATCCGGGGAGACGGTAGATCGGTCGGTCAGCGTTCTCGCAGGCGATACCGAGTACGTCCTCCCGCTCGAGCGAACCGACGAAGTCGACGACCGCAGCGTCGAGACCGTCGAGGTATGGTACGACGAGGAGCAACTGTTCCCCCTCAAACATCGAGTCGAAGGTGATGGGATCGCACTCGAGACCACGTACCGGAACGTCACGTTCGATCCGGGGCTCGCGGACGAGCGGTTCGAGTTCGACGAACCGACGGCAGACGGCCCGAACGAGAGCGGCGAGGACACCGTCGAGATTGGCTTCCCAGAAATCACCCAGCACGAGACGGTCGACGGCGCGGACGAGGCCGTCCCGTTCACCGTCGCCGAACCGCCGGCCGAGGCGCTCCCGGACGCACTCGAACTCGACCGGATCACCAGCTACGAGTTCTCCGACGAGGAGCGAACGCAGGCGTCGCTGTCCTACCGCGGCGACGGCGAGACGACCATCGTGACGACGAGCGACGGTCCGCGAACGTTTGCCGTCGGCGGCGACGACATCCAGGTCGGAGACGCCGACGGAACGATCGCCGCCACCGATCAGGGAACGGAACTCGAGTGGGTGTGTGACGATCGCTACTACTCTATCTACGTCAGTGACGGCGTCGGCGACGACCGAGGACTCGCCCTCGAGATCGCCGAGGCACTCGAGTGTGAACCGGCAGCCGAAAACTGA
- a CDS encoding thiamine pyrophosphate-dependent enzyme — translation MSAFNAIGEEREIDRDEFTPGVEPQPTWCPGCGDFSVLKALKQALPEVGKNPEEVLTVTGIGCSGKLNSYLDTYGFHTIHGRSLPVARAAKLANTDLEVIAAGGDGDGYGIGGNHFIHSARENHDMTYIVFNNEIFGLTKGQTSPTSPKGHKSKTQPSGSAKTPIRPLSMSLTAGASYVARTAAVNPNQAKEIIAEAIEHDGFAHVDFLTQCPTWNKDARQYVPYVDVQESDDYDFDVHDREEAAEMMRETENVLNEGTVLTGRYYIDEDRPSYSEEKRAVGELPEQPLAERYFDDDVEWERSYDLLDRHK, via the coding sequence ATGAGTGCATTCAACGCCATCGGAGAGGAACGAGAGATCGACCGGGACGAGTTCACGCCCGGTGTCGAACCGCAGCCGACCTGGTGTCCGGGCTGTGGTGACTTCAGCGTCCTGAAGGCGCTGAAGCAGGCGCTTCCGGAAGTCGGCAAGAACCCCGAGGAAGTGCTTACCGTCACCGGAATCGGCTGTTCCGGCAAGCTGAACAGCTACCTGGACACGTACGGGTTCCACACGATCCACGGCCGCTCGCTTCCGGTCGCCCGCGCCGCGAAACTCGCGAACACGGACCTCGAGGTCATCGCCGCGGGCGGTGACGGTGACGGCTACGGAATCGGTGGGAACCACTTCATCCACTCGGCCCGAGAGAACCACGATATGACCTACATCGTGTTCAACAACGAGATTTTCGGGCTGACGAAGGGCCAGACGTCGCCGACGAGTCCGAAGGGTCACAAGTCCAAGACCCAGCCGTCGGGCAGCGCGAAGACGCCGATCCGACCGCTGTCGATGTCGCTGACCGCCGGTGCGAGCTACGTCGCCCGCACCGCCGCCGTCAACCCCAACCAGGCCAAAGAGATCATCGCGGAAGCGATCGAACACGACGGCTTCGCCCACGTCGACTTCCTGACGCAGTGTCCGACCTGGAACAAGGACGCTCGCCAGTACGTCCCCTACGTCGACGTCCAGGAGTCCGACGACTACGACTTCGACGTCCACGACCGGGAGGAAGCCGCCGAGATGATGCGCGAGACCGAAAACGTCCTCAACGAAGGCACCGTCCTCACCGGCCGGTACTACATCGACGAGGACCGCCCGTCCTACAGCGAAGAGAAGCGAGCCGTCGGCGAACTCCCCGAACAGCCACTCGCCGAACGCTACTTCGACGACGACGTCGAGTGGGAGCGTAGCTACGACCTGCTCGACCGCCACAAGTAA
- a CDS encoding 2-oxoacid:acceptor oxidoreductase subunit alpha — MSDDELIWRIAGGSGDGIDSTSQNFAKALMRSGLDVFTHRHYPSRIRGGHTYVEIRAADHEVQSRGDGYNFLLALGDSFARNPSENAYYGNEELKPLSENLDELREGGIIVYDEGLISEEDVEEVNLEERAEENDWHVFPMDLRGLAKEHGREVMRNTAGVGVTAALLDMELEHIEDLMSDAMGGDVLESNLDILHEAYETVRDEYDFEHDLRAPEGSHETEQALLSGSNAIAYGAIDAGCRFIAGYPMTPWTDVFTILSQNFPDMGGVSEQVEDEIAAAALALGASHAGAKAMSGSSGGGFALMSEPLGLAEMTETPLVLIEAMRAGPSTGMPTKPEQGDLEHVLYTSQGDSSRVVFAPGNIEEAYEQTRLAFDIAWDYQIPSIIIYDQKLGGENKNVDVEFFDREPSPDLGATLTEEELKEAAHDASGKFHRFQHEVDNDKHVSPRSLPGQKDGRYLATGNEHSPVGHISEDPDNRVYQMDRRIGKLDAIREELDEEHESNQAYFGEDDADYGIITWGSSHGAVEEAVSRLNENGHSVKGVSVSDMMPFPEAEMTEFLESVDEAMVVEMNATAQFRGLIQKELGRFGEKMTSLLKYNGNPFEPAEVVEGYEVNVAEEDREPTAQVRIEPAAGD; from the coding sequence ATGAGCGACGACGAACTCATCTGGCGAATCGCAGGCGGTTCCGGAGACGGGATCGACTCGACCAGCCAGAATTTCGCGAAAGCGCTGATGCGCTCGGGGCTCGACGTATTCACACATCGCCACTATCCATCCCGAATCCGTGGCGGCCACACGTACGTCGAAATCCGGGCCGCAGACCACGAGGTACAGTCGCGAGGGGACGGCTACAACTTCCTGCTTGCACTGGGTGACTCGTTCGCCCGGAACCCCAGCGAGAACGCCTACTACGGCAACGAAGAACTCAAGCCACTCTCGGAGAACCTGGACGAACTCCGAGAGGGCGGCATCATCGTCTACGACGAGGGCCTCATCAGCGAGGAAGACGTCGAGGAGGTGAACCTGGAGGAACGTGCCGAAGAAAACGACTGGCACGTCTTCCCGATGGACCTGCGTGGCCTCGCGAAAGAACACGGGCGCGAGGTCATGCGAAACACCGCGGGGGTCGGCGTCACGGCCGCTCTGCTCGACATGGAACTCGAGCACATCGAGGACCTCATGTCCGACGCCATGGGCGGTGACGTTCTCGAGTCGAACCTGGACATTCTCCACGAGGCCTACGAGACGGTCCGCGACGAGTACGACTTCGAGCACGATCTGCGTGCGCCCGAAGGCAGCCACGAGACCGAACAGGCACTGCTGTCGGGCTCGAACGCGATCGCCTACGGTGCCATCGACGCCGGCTGTCGGTTCATCGCTGGCTACCCGATGACGCCGTGGACGGACGTGTTCACGATCCTCAGCCAGAACTTCCCCGACATGGGAGGCGTCTCCGAACAGGTCGAAGACGAAATCGCCGCCGCTGCGCTCGCACTGGGCGCGAGCCACGCCGGAGCAAAGGCGATGTCCGGTTCCTCCGGGGGTGGATTCGCCCTGATGAGCGAACCGCTCGGCCTCGCCGAGATGACCGAGACGCCGCTGGTGCTGATCGAGGCGATGCGTGCCGGTCCGTCGACCGGGATGCCGACGAAGCCCGAACAGGGTGACCTGGAGCACGTCCTCTACACCAGTCAGGGCGACTCCTCGCGCGTCGTCTTCGCGCCAGGGAACATCGAGGAGGCGTACGAACAGACTCGCCTCGCGTTCGACATCGCCTGGGACTACCAGATCCCGTCGATCATCATCTACGACCAGAAACTCGGCGGCGAGAACAAAAACGTCGACGTCGAGTTCTTCGACCGCGAGCCGTCGCCGGACCTGGGCGCGACGCTGACCGAAGAGGAACTCAAGGAGGCCGCACACGACGCCTCCGGGAAGTTCCACCGCTTCCAGCACGAGGTCGACAACGACAAACACGTCAGTCCGCGATCGCTGCCGGGTCAGAAGGACGGGCGCTACCTCGCCACGGGTAACGAACACAGCCCGGTCGGACACATCAGCGAGGACCCCGACAACCGCGTCTACCAGATGGACCGACGCATCGGGAAACTCGACGCCATCCGCGAGGAACTCGACGAGGAACACGAGTCCAACCAGGCCTACTTCGGCGAGGACGACGCCGACTACGGTATCATCACCTGGGGATCGAGTCACGGTGCCGTCGAGGAAGCCGTCTCCCGCCTGAACGAGAACGGCCACTCGGTCAAGGGCGTTAGCGTCTCCGACATGATGCCGTTCCCAGAAGCCGAGATGACCGAATTCCTCGAGAGCGTCGACGAGGCGATGGTCGTCGAGATGAACGCCACCGCCCAGTTCCGTGGTCTGATCCAGAAGGAACTCGGTCGCTTCGGCGAGAAGATGACGAGCCTGCTGAAGTACAACGGCAACCCGTTCGAACCCGCAGAAGTCGTCGAGGGCTACGAGGTCAACGTCGCCGAGGAAGACCGCGAACCGACCGCACAGGTACGAATCGAACCCGCAGCAGGTGACTAA
- a CDS encoding OsmC family protein, which yields MRYIVRVPKLDGGMQATLREWHLEEGEALAEGHPIASFESGASDVTLEARENGVLRRTFLEEGETVSSGTPVGIVAPAETDVEDLETALEHVEGAFTVLPADGRNRPSETEMPGRTATATNPEGMSGRLETGSFEWRYDEPASYGGTETGPTPVDVFLGGLAACLSLSTRYQVEKRNADVDEISVTTDATPERGPVESIAVTVFLESDEDDETLVRIVDLAERGCHVSQLLRDDLELELSWSRC from the coding sequence ATGAGATACATCGTCCGGGTACCGAAACTCGATGGGGGGATGCAAGCGACGTTACGCGAGTGGCACCTCGAGGAAGGCGAGGCGCTGGCGGAGGGACATCCCATCGCGTCGTTCGAGTCCGGAGCGAGTGACGTCACCCTCGAGGCACGGGAGAACGGCGTTCTCCGACGGACGTTCCTCGAGGAGGGGGAGACGGTTTCGTCCGGAACCCCGGTCGGAATCGTTGCGCCAGCTGAAACAGACGTCGAGGACCTCGAGACGGCGCTCGAGCACGTAGAGGGGGCTTTCACGGTACTGCCAGCGGACGGACGGAATCGCCCCTCAGAGACCGAGATGCCCGGCCGAACCGCGACCGCGACGAACCCCGAGGGAATGTCCGGGCGACTCGAGACCGGCTCCTTCGAGTGGCGATACGACGAACCCGCGTCTTACGGTGGTACCGAGACCGGTCCGACGCCGGTCGATGTCTTCCTCGGTGGGCTGGCGGCCTGTCTCTCGCTGAGTACGCGCTACCAGGTCGAGAAACGCAACGCCGACGTCGATGAAATCTCGGTCACGACCGACGCGACCCCCGAACGCGGGCCGGTCGAGTCGATTGCGGTGACGGTCTTCCTCGAGTCCGACGAAGACGACGAGACCCTGGTACGGATCGTCGACCTCGCCGAACGGGGCTGTCACGTCTCGCAGTTGCTCAGGGACGATCTCGAGCTGGAGCTTTCGTGGAGCCGGTGCTGA
- a CDS encoding HD domain-containing protein has protein sequence MTTDERTEESGTTLSDPAPITGEHPGGPRRDEQPFPAVADGVREYLSSDSSGHDMHHVWRVFRLCQRLAADVDADRTVVGCAALTHDIHRVIGEETGCEPAETLSEVEIILEDAGVGRDRIDAVRHCVAVHDELAFRGDDPQPETIEAEILRDADNLDAMGAIGIARTFAFGGAHGTPMWDPNGHEYSQLYHFEDKLLRLREELHTDPARDLAEKRHDVLEAFYEQFRAEWHGDA, from the coding sequence ATGACGACAGACGAAAGGACCGAAGAGTCGGGTACGACGCTCTCGGATCCCGCTCCGATCACCGGCGAGCATCCTGGCGGGCCACGACGCGACGAGCAACCGTTCCCGGCGGTCGCCGATGGCGTACGGGAGTACCTCTCGAGCGACAGTTCCGGCCACGACATGCACCACGTCTGGCGGGTATTTCGACTCTGTCAGCGACTCGCGGCGGATGTAGACGCCGACCGGACTGTGGTTGGATGTGCAGCCCTTACGCACGACATACACCGCGTGATCGGGGAGGAGACGGGCTGTGAGCCGGCCGAAACGCTATCCGAAGTCGAGATCATCCTCGAGGACGCGGGCGTCGGCCGGGATCGGATCGACGCCGTTCGACACTGCGTCGCGGTTCACGACGAACTCGCGTTCCGTGGGGACGACCCGCAGCCAGAGACGATCGAAGCGGAGATACTGCGGGACGCCGACAATCTCGACGCCATGGGTGCGATCGGCATCGCACGGACGTTCGCCTTCGGCGGTGCACACGGAACACCGATGTGGGATCCGAACGGGCACGAGTACTCTCAGCTCTACCACTTCGAGGACAAACTGCTGCGGTTGCGTGAGGAACTCCACACCGACCCTGCTCGCGACCTGGCCGAGAAGCGCCACGACGTTCTCGAGGCGTTCTACGAACAGTTCCGGGCCGAGTGGCACGGAGACGCCTGA
- a CDS encoding HAD family hydrolase — MTRIETVSFDLDGTLLRYVRSPGEVLQASFEGLGLEPLFSVEEYYARYDEFARRCESMDELRSECFAALAAENGYDRELGRDVATAFAAERDQSNVELLPSAASVLESLADDYRLAVVTNGARDAQRQKIAAVDLERWVDAVVVAGHDTLPKPDPEPFERALRTLEATPETTVHVGDSLETDVAGATAAGLESVWVSESADSEAYDPTYCVESIGRLASPPWDVDG, encoded by the coding sequence GTGACTCGAATCGAAACCGTCTCGTTCGACCTCGACGGAACCCTGCTCCGCTACGTGCGATCGCCCGGCGAGGTGTTGCAGGCGTCGTTCGAGGGACTGGGCCTCGAGCCGCTGTTTTCCGTCGAGGAGTACTACGCCCGCTACGACGAGTTTGCCCGGAGGTGTGAGTCGATGGACGAACTCCGAAGCGAGTGTTTCGCCGCGCTCGCCGCGGAGAACGGCTACGATCGGGAGCTAGGGAGAGACGTTGCGACAGCGTTCGCCGCGGAACGCGACCAGTCGAACGTCGAACTGTTGCCGTCCGCTGCCAGCGTGCTCGAGAGCCTCGCCGACGACTACCGTCTCGCCGTCGTTACGAACGGGGCACGGGACGCCCAGCGACAGAAAATCGCGGCCGTCGATCTCGAGCGGTGGGTCGACGCGGTCGTCGTCGCCGGCCACGACACGCTGCCGAAACCTGATCCGGAGCCGTTCGAACGCGCGCTTCGGACGCTCGAGGCGACGCCCGAGACGACGGTCCACGTCGGCGACTCCCTCGAGACGGACGTCGCTGGCGCGACTGCTGCCGGCCTCGAGTCGGTGTGGGTTTCCGAGAGCGCCGATTCCGAAGCGTACGATCCCACGTACTGCGTCGAGTCGATCGGAAGGCTGGCCTCGCCGCCGTGGGACGTCGACGGGTAG
- a CDS encoding PHP domain-containing protein: MEDFHVHSNYSDGEFLEGMVRAAEAAGLEGVGFADHCNVAPRDRMEWVRSVYGFNLDITYDRRRGAIERLRERVDIEIYDAVEMDYDPRDEAEIREFLEEADFDYTVGSVHEVAGANVQVSSHFTDRSAAERDRIVEEYFDRLVALIESELFDIAAHVDLIERTKPLRGRATEEQYRRVARALAESRTVPEINAGRALTDEGIVHPSGTFLEVLREHDVAVTVGTDSHAPDEIGQRADFLAEFLDDWGLEPVDPPALE; the protein is encoded by the coding sequence ATGGAGGACTTCCACGTCCACTCCAACTACTCGGACGGCGAGTTCCTCGAGGGGATGGTCCGGGCCGCCGAGGCCGCCGGACTCGAGGGTGTCGGTTTCGCCGACCACTGCAACGTCGCCCCACGGGATCGCATGGAGTGGGTTCGCAGCGTCTACGGGTTCAACCTGGATATCACGTACGACCGGCGTCGAGGAGCGATCGAACGGCTGCGCGAGCGGGTCGATATCGAGATTTACGACGCCGTCGAGATGGACTACGACCCGCGCGACGAAGCCGAGATTCGCGAGTTTCTCGAGGAGGCCGACTTCGACTACACCGTCGGCAGCGTCCACGAGGTTGCCGGGGCGAACGTGCAGGTCTCCTCCCACTTTACCGACCGCTCGGCGGCCGAACGCGACCGCATCGTCGAGGAGTACTTCGATCGACTCGTCGCCCTGATCGAGTCGGAGCTGTTCGATATCGCCGCCCACGTCGACCTGATCGAGCGGACGAAGCCACTTCGCGGCAGGGCGACCGAAGAGCAGTACAGACGCGTCGCCCGCGCGCTCGCCGAGTCCCGGACGGTTCCCGAGATCAACGCCGGCCGAGCACTGACAGACGAGGGGATCGTCCATCCCTCCGGGACGTTCCTCGAGGTGCTTCGCGAACACGACGTCGCCGTCACCGTCGGCACCGACTCGCACGCACCCGACGAGATCGGCCAGCGGGCCGACTTCCTCGCAGAGTTTCTCGACGACTGGGGACTCGAGCCGGTCGATCCGCCGGCGCTCGAGTAA
- a CDS encoding DUF7847 domain-containing protein: MSAIGSLSTAASVLRKNPAILLVGVFFVLLSEVAILLDVYVGSMAQVLVYPLSLLVTPFLLGGIITMIDEGLEGTTRLGSFVRGGKENYVSMLGATVLFAVIIMGVSFMGGILMMIVGVGTAAAGGGLVGMGIGFVLLMVVMALLVMFLQFYDAAIVVSDARAIDSFSQSVSLVWNNFLSVVGFTIVFFVISLIGQGPGMALYLSAIEFTETGETAIASESTLFLSIAVTLVLGTFAFAYSYSYLVSYYRSILEDEPAATPAY; the protein is encoded by the coding sequence ATGAGCGCAATTGGCTCGTTATCGACTGCAGCGTCAGTTCTTCGAAAGAATCCCGCAATTCTACTCGTGGGGGTGTTTTTCGTTCTTCTCAGCGAAGTAGCGATCCTGCTGGACGTATACGTGGGTTCGATGGCCCAAGTGCTAGTCTATCCGCTTTCCCTTCTCGTTACGCCGTTCCTGCTCGGCGGTATCATCACGATGATCGACGAGGGACTCGAGGGGACGACCCGACTCGGGTCGTTCGTCCGTGGTGGCAAAGAGAACTACGTGTCGATGCTCGGCGCGACGGTGCTGTTCGCGGTGATCATAATGGGGGTTTCGTTCATGGGAGGCATCCTGATGATGATCGTCGGTGTCGGTACGGCCGCCGCTGGCGGTGGCCTGGTCGGTATGGGAATTGGATTCGTCCTCCTGATGGTGGTCATGGCCCTCCTGGTTATGTTTCTCCAGTTCTACGACGCCGCAATTGTCGTCAGTGACGCCAGAGCAATCGATTCGTTCTCTCAGAGCGTCAGCCTCGTCTGGAACAATTTCTTGAGCGTCGTCGGTTTCACGATCGTCTTCTTCGTGATCAGCCTGATCGGACAGGGGCCGGGTATGGCACTCTACCTCTCGGCCATCGAGTTCACCGAAACCGGCGAGACCGCGATCGCCTCCGAGTCGACGCTGTTCCTCTCGATCGCGGTGACGCTCGTGCTCGGCACGTTCGCGTTCGCCTACTCCTACTCGTACCTCGTCTCCTACTACCGGAGTATTCTCGAGGACGAACCGGCTGCGACCCCGGCGTACTGA